In Cytobacillus oceanisediminis, the following proteins share a genomic window:
- the ileS gene encoding isoleucine--tRNA ligase has product MDYKESLLMPKTEFPMRGNLPKREPEIQAKWEEMNIYEKVQERTAGRPMFVLHDGPPYANGDIHIGHALNKILKDFIVRSKSMTGYNAPYVPGWDTHGLPIEQALTNKGVKRKEMSVAEFRKLCEEYAYEQIDSQRGQFKRLGVRGDWENPYITLKPEYEAQQIKVFGEMAKKGYIYKGKKPVYWSPSSESALAEAEIEYKDKRSPSIYVAFKVKDGKNVLDQDTHIVIWTTTPWTIPANLGISVHPDLTYSVVEANGKKFMVAEDLLAAVAKEFEWEDYKVVQSVKGTDLENVVAEHPLYGRDSLVMLGEHVTTDAGTGCVHTAPGHGEDDFHVGMKYGLDVLCPVDDKGNMTSEAPGFEGLFYDAANKPITEKLEEAGALLKLTFITHSYPHDWRTKKPVIFRATAQWFASIKDFRNELLEAVKETNWYPAWGETRLFNMVRDRGDWCISRQRVWGVPIPVFYAENGEEIITDETIEHVSNLFREHGSNIWFEREAKELLPEGFTHPGSPKGQFTKETDIMDVWFDSGSSHQAVLLERDDLQRPADLYLEGSDQYRGWFNSSLSTSVAVTGKAPYKGVLSHGFTLDGEGRKMSKSIGNVVVPAKVMNQLGADILRLWVASVDYQADVRVSDAILKQVAEVYRKIRNTFRFLLGNLDDFNPATDSVSFENLREVDQFMLVKLNKLIKNVRESYDRYEFASIYHAVNNFCTLDLSAFYLDFAKDVLYIEARDNAERRAIQTVLYESLIALTKLVAPILSHTSDEVWSFIPNVKEVSVQLTDMPEYQELPNAKQLEEKWTAFMKLRNDVLKALEEARNEKVIGKSLTAKVTLYVNDQAKSLLDSIQENLQQIFIVSGFEVAGSLSDAPDNAVKFENTAIVVSKAEGETCDRCWTVTPEVGQTEGYDTLCPRCAEVVKNNYSHLA; this is encoded by the coding sequence ATGGATTACAAAGAAAGTTTATTAATGCCAAAAACCGAATTCCCAATGCGCGGCAATCTTCCAAAGCGCGAACCTGAAATTCAGGCAAAATGGGAAGAGATGAATATTTATGAAAAGGTCCAGGAACGGACAGCAGGCCGTCCGATGTTTGTTCTGCATGATGGTCCTCCATATGCAAATGGCGACATCCACATCGGCCATGCGCTGAACAAAATCTTAAAGGATTTCATCGTACGTTCTAAGTCGATGACTGGCTATAATGCTCCATATGTTCCTGGCTGGGATACACATGGTCTGCCAATTGAGCAAGCGTTGACAAACAAAGGCGTAAAGCGTAAAGAAATGAGTGTTGCGGAGTTCCGCAAGCTTTGTGAAGAGTATGCATATGAGCAGATTGACAGCCAGCGCGGTCAATTTAAGCGCTTAGGCGTCCGCGGTGACTGGGAGAATCCTTACATCACTCTAAAGCCTGAGTACGAAGCCCAGCAAATTAAAGTATTTGGGGAAATGGCGAAAAAAGGCTATATCTATAAAGGCAAAAAGCCTGTTTATTGGTCTCCGTCATCTGAATCTGCTCTGGCTGAAGCTGAAATTGAATACAAAGATAAGCGTTCGCCATCCATCTATGTAGCATTTAAAGTGAAGGATGGTAAAAATGTATTGGATCAAGACACTCATATTGTCATCTGGACTACAACTCCATGGACCATTCCGGCAAACCTCGGAATTTCAGTTCATCCGGACCTTACCTATAGTGTAGTTGAGGCAAACGGCAAAAAATTTATGGTTGCTGAAGATTTATTGGCTGCTGTGGCTAAAGAGTTTGAATGGGAAGATTATAAAGTTGTCCAATCGGTAAAAGGGACCGACCTTGAGAATGTAGTTGCCGAGCATCCCCTGTATGGCCGTGATTCCCTTGTCATGCTGGGTGAGCATGTAACAACTGATGCTGGTACTGGATGTGTTCATACTGCTCCTGGCCATGGAGAAGACGATTTCCATGTCGGCATGAAGTACGGGTTAGACGTATTATGCCCGGTTGATGATAAAGGAAACATGACTAGTGAAGCTCCTGGCTTTGAAGGTTTATTCTATGATGCAGCCAATAAGCCAATTACTGAAAAACTAGAGGAAGCTGGCGCTTTATTAAAACTTACTTTTATTACTCACTCTTATCCGCATGACTGGAGAACGAAAAAGCCAGTTATATTCCGTGCTACTGCCCAATGGTTTGCATCCATTAAAGATTTCCGCAATGAACTTTTGGAAGCTGTTAAGGAAACAAATTGGTATCCTGCATGGGGTGAGACCAGACTATTTAACATGGTCCGGGACCGCGGTGATTGGTGTATCTCCCGCCAGCGTGTATGGGGCGTGCCAATTCCTGTCTTTTATGCGGAAAATGGGGAAGAGATTATCACAGATGAAACCATTGAACATGTATCAAATCTTTTCCGTGAACATGGTTCGAACATCTGGTTCGAGAGAGAAGCGAAAGAACTGCTGCCTGAAGGATTTACACATCCGGGAAGCCCGAAAGGGCAGTTTACAAAAGAAACGGATATCATGGACGTTTGGTTCGATTCCGGTTCTTCCCATCAGGCAGTTCTTCTAGAGCGCGACGATTTACAGCGTCCTGCAGATTTATACCTTGAAGGCTCTGATCAATACCGAGGCTGGTTTAACTCTTCACTTTCAACTTCAGTAGCAGTAACAGGAAAAGCACCTTATAAAGGTGTGCTGAGCCACGGATTCACACTTGATGGCGAAGGAAGAAAAATGAGTAAATCCATCGGTAACGTAGTTGTTCCGGCAAAAGTCATGAACCAGCTTGGTGCTGACATTCTGCGTTTATGGGTGGCGTCAGTTGATTATCAGGCTGATGTCCGGGTATCTGATGCTATTCTTAAGCAGGTTGCAGAAGTATATAGAAAGATCCGCAATACGTTCCGCTTTTTGCTTGGAAATCTGGATGATTTTAACCCGGCAACAGACTCGGTTTCATTTGAAAACCTGCGAGAAGTTGACCAGTTTATGCTGGTTAAGCTGAATAAACTGATCAAGAATGTTCGCGAGTCTTATGATCGCTATGAATTTGCCAGCATCTACCATGCTGTCAATAATTTCTGTACATTGGACCTTAGTGCATTCTATCTTGATTTTGCAAAAGATGTCCTTTACATTGAAGCGAGAGATAATGCAGAACGCCGTGCTATTCAAACTGTTCTATATGAGAGCCTCATTGCCCTGACAAAACTTGTTGCACCTATCCTTTCCCATACTTCAGATGAAGTTTGGAGCTTTATTCCGAATGTGAAGGAAGTAAGTGTACAATTGACGGATATGCCTGAATATCAAGAGCTTCCAAACGCGAAGCAGCTGGAAGAAAAGTGGACTGCATTCATGAAGCTTCGCAATGATGTTCTTAAAGCATTGGAAGAAGCGCGTAATGAAAAGGTGATCGGCAAATCTCTGACTGCTAAAGTAACCCTTTATGTAAACGATCAAGCTAAGAGCCTTCTGGATTCAATTCAGGAAAATCTTCAGCAGATCTTTATCGTTTCTGGATTTGAGGTAGCAGGCAGCCTGTCAGATGCACCTGATAATGCTGTGAAATTTGAAAACACAGCAATTGTTGTTTCCAAAGCTGAAGGCGAAACATGTGACCGCTGCTGGACAGTTACTCCAGAAGTCGGCCAGACAGAAGGCTATGATACTCTCTGCCCTCGCTGTGCTGAGGTTGTAAAAAATAATTATAGCCACTTGGCTTAA
- the lspA gene encoding signal peptidase II: MFYYIIALFVIALDQFTKWLIVKNFELGESVKVIEDFLYITSHRNRGAAWGILQGQMWFFYVITVIVIIGIIYYIQKAAKGKLLLGVSLGLMLGGAIGNFIDRVYRKEVVDFVNTYIFGYDFPVFNIADSALVIGVGLLMIQMLLEEREAKKKEKSYGENGTHHS, encoded by the coding sequence GTGTTTTATTACATAATTGCATTGTTCGTAATTGCACTTGATCAGTTTACGAAATGGCTGATCGTAAAGAACTTTGAATTAGGGGAAAGTGTTAAAGTTATTGAGGACTTTCTTTATATTACATCGCACCGCAACCGTGGCGCTGCCTGGGGCATCCTGCAGGGGCAAATGTGGTTTTTCTACGTAATAACCGTTATTGTCATAATTGGTATCATTTATTACATTCAAAAAGCAGCCAAAGGCAAATTGCTTCTTGGAGTCTCTTTGGGCCTGATGCTGGGCGGAGCGATTGGAAACTTTATTGACAGGGTATATCGAAAAGAAGTGGTGGATTTCGTAAACACTTATATTTTTGGCTATGACTTCCCCGTTTTCAATATTGCTGACTCGGCGCTGGTCATTGGTGTAGGGTTATTGATGATTCAGATGCTGCTTGAAGAGAGAGAAGCAAAGAAGAAGGAGAAATCTTATGGAGAAAATGGAACACATCATTCCTGA
- a CDS encoding RluA family pseudouridine synthase, with protein MEKMEHIIPDEQAGERIDKVLSTLNADWSRTQVQQWIKGGNVLVNGQKPKTNYKCTANDKIEISIPEPEELDVVPEKMDLDIYYEDKDVLVVNKPKGMVVHPAAGHGTGTLVNGLMAHCTDLSGINGVMRPGIVHRIDKDTSGLLMVAKNDMAHESLVNQLMNKTVTRKYRAIVHGIIPHDYGTIDAPIARDPKDRQSMTVVDNGKHAVTHFQVLERFRDFTLVECQLETGRTHQIRVHMKYIGYPLAGDPKYGPRKTLDLGGQALHAGVLGFDHPRSGDYLEFEAPMPAYFEELLGKLANNR; from the coding sequence ATGGAGAAAATGGAACACATCATTCCTGATGAACAGGCAGGAGAAAGAATAGATAAAGTGTTATCCACATTGAATGCGGATTGGTCAAGAACGCAGGTTCAGCAATGGATCAAAGGCGGCAATGTTCTTGTAAATGGGCAGAAGCCGAAAACCAATTACAAATGTACGGCAAATGATAAAATTGAAATATCAATTCCTGAACCTGAAGAATTGGATGTCGTGCCAGAAAAAATGGATCTGGATATTTATTATGAAGATAAAGATGTCCTGGTGGTAAATAAACCAAAAGGAATGGTGGTCCATCCGGCAGCCGGGCATGGCACTGGCACTCTTGTAAATGGACTTATGGCACATTGTACAGATCTTTCAGGAATTAATGGGGTCATGAGGCCAGGAATTGTTCACAGAATCGATAAAGATACATCGGGACTTCTTATGGTTGCAAAGAATGATATGGCACATGAAAGTCTTGTGAACCAGCTGATGAATAAAACCGTTACACGTAAGTACCGTGCCATTGTCCATGGAATTATTCCCCACGATTATGGAACAATTGATGCCCCTATTGCCCGCGATCCCAAAGACCGTCAAAGCATGACCGTTGTTGACAATGGAAAACATGCGGTTACGCATTTTCAGGTCCTTGAGCGTTTCAGGGATTTTACACTGGTGGAATGCCAGCTTGAAACGGGAAGAACCCATCAAATCCGTGTTCATATGAAATACATTGGCTATCCTCTGGCAGGAGATCCTAAATACGGTCCAAGAAAGACTCTTGATCTTGGCGGACAAGCACTGCATGCAGGTGTTCTTGGATTTGATCATCCAAGATCAGGTGATTACCTGGAATTTGAAGCACCTATGCCTGCTTATTTCGAGGAGCTATTAGGTAAACTGGCAAATAATCGTTGA
- the pyrR gene encoding bifunctional pyr operon transcriptional regulator/uracil phosphoribosyltransferase PyrR, producing the protein MPQQKAIVLDDQAIRRALTRIAHEIIEKNKGIENCILIGIRTRGIYLANRLAERIEQIEGAKIDVGELDITLYRDDLTKKTENQEPLVKGSDVPKDINDQKVILVDDVLYTGRTVRAALDALIDIGRPSQIQLAVLVDRGHRELPIRADYVGKNIPTSSSEKIVVELKEVDENDQVSIFEN; encoded by the coding sequence ATGCCGCAGCAAAAAGCAATTGTTTTGGATGACCAGGCAATCAGGAGAGCGCTGACAAGGATTGCTCATGAAATCATAGAGAAAAATAAAGGGATCGAAAATTGCATCCTGATTGGAATCCGTACCAGGGGGATTTACCTTGCGAACCGCCTGGCCGAGCGGATCGAACAAATCGAAGGTGCCAAAATTGATGTAGGCGAACTTGATATCACTCTCTATAGAGATGATCTTACGAAAAAGACCGAAAATCAGGAGCCGCTTGTCAAAGGCTCGGATGTTCCAAAAGATATAAATGATCAGAAAGTGATCCTGGTCGATGATGTTCTTTATACAGGAAGAACAGTTAGAGCCGCCCTTGATGCGCTGATTGACATCGGACGGCCATCTCAGATTCAGCTGGCAGTCCTCGTTGACCGGGGCCATAGAGAGCTTCCTATAAGAGCTGATTATGTTGGGAAAAACATACCAACCTCCAGTTCGGAGAAAATTGTTGTCGAGCTGAAGGAAGTGGATGAAAACGATCAAGTAAGCATTTTTGAAAATTAA